The following DNA comes from Spirulina major PCC 6313.
TCAAAAAAATCCTGCACCAGGGGCAGTTGGGGATGGCGGAGGCGGCGCAAAAATTCCACTTCCGGCGCGAACAAGTCCCGCGCCTGTTGCACCACGTCGGGGTCTTGGCTGGGGAGATGAAATTCTCGTAGGATATGGGGGCGATCGCCTTGGGTCACATCATGGACAAGGTACGTCACCCCGCAGGGGTTATCGCCCAAGATGGTGACAATCCGGTAGCGATCGCCCAAAATCTCGTCAGACTGAACAGCACTTACCATAAATTTCAGGCATTTCCTTCCATCATTCTTAGCAGAAGTCCCCCATGACTAGGTATTGTGGGCAACATTCTCGGCATCAATTCCTGCACCCGATGTCCCAAAACCCCGCCCATCTTTGCTCTATCATAGTGGGGCCAAACAAGAGGAAGACGATATGTCCGGTGATAACGCGATCGCCAGTTTATGGCTTAAAGATTATCTTACGGCGTGGGATGTCTATGAGCATGGCATCAGCCGCATATTACTGCACCAACGGACGGCCTTTCAGGATTTAATGATCGTCGAACTGGAAAATTCCCACAAAGCCCTGATCCTAGATGGCCTCTGGCAGTCTTGCACACGGGACGAATTTCTCTACCATGAACCCCTCGTCCATCCTGCCTTTTTAACCCACCAAGCCCCCAAAAACGTCCTTGTCCTCGGTGGCGGCGAAGGGGCAACGGTGCGGGAAATTCTGCGCTGGAAGACGGTGGAACGGGTGGTGATGGTGGATATTGACGGGGATGTGGTGGCAGCCTGTCGGCACTGGTTACCGGAAATGCACGCGGGGGTGTTTGATGATCCACGGGTGGAGGTGGTGATCGGCGATGCCCTGGACTATGTGGCGAACGCTGTGCCGGAATGGGATGTAATTATTTCGGATCTCTCCGAACCGATTGAACAGGGCCCCTCTTTCGCGCTGTTCACCCAAGAATTTTTTGCGCAGTTAAATCAACTCCTGACCCCCGGTGGGGTGCTGGTGGTGCAGGGGGGATCGGTGGCGATCGCCAATCTTACCTTCCATGCCCGCCTCGCCAACACCCTGCAAACAGTTTTCCCCCATGTGCTCTCCTACACCTCCACAATTCCCACCTTTGGCGAACCCTGGGGCTTTCTCCTCTGTCGCCAAACCCCCATGAACCGCCGCCCTGACCCTGATGCCATTGACCAACTCCTCGCCACCCACACCACGGGCGGCTGCCGCTGCATCGACGGCATCGCCTATTTAGGCCTCTGTCAAACGCCGCTGTATGTGCGTGATGCGATCGCGCAAACAACGGAGGTCTACACGCGCGATCGCCCCGCCCGCTACCCCAACGCCCAAGGCATCCTAGAGGGGTGACATAGCAACAAACACAGATAACGGTGAAGTTAGGCTTTAGATACAGCAACGCTTATTCATGCTTCCGTCTCAGCCCCGCTTAGACAGACTAAGATTAGTCAATTGACTTTAGATAGGTTTTTGACTAATCTAAGATTAGCCTTTTGACTTTAGTTCTATGCTCGAGATCGCAAAAGAAGACATCCTCTCCCGCCTTCAATTTGATAATCCTTGGTGGGAGACAGGCCGTGGCGGGAAAGTAATCTATGAAAATACGCCACGGCGCAAGTACTTTGCGGCTTTCTCTCAAAACATCGTGGATACAAGTGTGCGTCGAGCAATAGTTTTGATGGGCCCCAGACGTGTTGGTAAAACTGTCATGGTCTATCACACTATTCGTCTGCTCCTAGATTCTGGTATTAGCCCGGAGAATATTTTATATGTCTCTCTTGAAACTCCAATTTATACAGGGCTTCCATTAGAGAAGATACTTGGTTATTTTCAAGAACTATTCAACCATGATCGTAACTCAGAATTATTTGTCTTTTTTGACGAAATTCAATACTTGCGTGAGTGGGAAATTCATCTAAAATCCCTGGTTGATTCATTCCCATACTGTCGATTTATTGCTACTGGTTCTGCTGCTGCTGCTCTAAGGCTTAAAAGCACTGAGTCTGGTGCTGGTCGATTTAGCGACTATATCCTGCCACCACTAACCTTTGCTGAATACTTGATGTTCATAGAAAAAGAAGATGAGTTAATAGACACGGATATTCATGACTCTGAAGATTCTGGTTATCCATCTAAGAAGTATGAGTTTGTATCTAAAGATATCGATCAGTTGAATGAGATTTTTATTGATTATCTAAACTTTGGTGGATATCCAGAGGCTGTCTTTTCTGAGACAATTCGACAAGATCCTGGGCAATACATCAAAAGTGATATTATTGATAAAGTTTTACTGCGAGATTTGCCAAGCCTTTATGGAATTAGTGATATTCAAGAACTGAATAGACTTTTCACAACCCTGGCGTATAATTCAGGCAATGAAGTAAGTATCGAGGGATTATCGCAATCCTCTGGTGTAGCTAAAAATACTATCAAGCGTTACCTTGAGTATCTCGAGGCTGCATTCCTAATCCGCCGGGTGGAGAGAATCGATCAAAACGCAAAAAAGTTTAAGCGAGCAGTTTGCTTTAAGGTCTATTTAACAAACCCATCGATGCGTGCTGCGCTCTTTGGTCCGCTTGACGCAGACTCTAAGGTAATGGAAGCCATGACAGAAACTGCTATTTTTAGCCAATGGCAACACAGTAAAATGATTGAACTTTACTACGCGCGATGGAAAACTGGAGAGATTGACATTGTACATTTAGATGTCGCCAATCAATCACCTTCTTGGATCGTTGAGGTTAAGTGGAGTGATCGCCCTCATAGTTCGCATTCTGAACTGGATAACTGCACAGAATTTGTGAAAAGGAATCCAAGTGTATCTCAACCGATCTTGGTGACAAGTAAAACTATCAGAGATCACGATTTTTCATATAAAGATGTACGATTTCATTTCGAGCCTGCTAGTTTATATGCTTATGTTCTTGGTGCAAATATATTGCGAAATATTGACAACAAGATTAAGCAATCTCGTGCCAGGGCACTACCTCCTGAATAAGAGTTTCTTGGTAGAGTTGTGATAGGTATGCCTAACTATTGATTAGGCAGCGATCAGCGGCCCAATATACCTAAGATTTGGGGAGCTAAACCCTTCATAAACAAACCTTGCCAGGACCCTAGCACATCAATATTGAGGTGTCAAAAATTTCTAGATCTAGAATATACAAAACTGCATGATTTGCCAAACCTCTTAACTGGTAAGGCTTTTACTCCTTAAAAATGTGAATGTTATACGAAATCAAGCAGATATGCACCTTAGCATCAAAGGGCTATAAGCCTTTGCTGCCAAGAGTTATTGAAGGCGGCTTTAGCCCCTTGCTCGTTAAAAGGGATAACCCATCACCACAAAGGCCGCCCAGTAATAGGGGTGGGCGTAGGGGGGTTCTTTGCTGTTGAGCTGCTCCGGTTGGGCGCGGAGGTCTTCCGCAAAGGTAGTCATCTGTTCTGCGATCGCATTGGGGGCGGTTTCCATATCCTGGGCGCGATCGAGATACCAGCGCACCAACTCCTGGGGGGTCACCGTGCGTAACCACAGTTGCACCTGTTTATGGGCGACGATCGCCGAACTCCCTAAGGCCAAACGGCGATAAAACTCAATCATAAACAGCATCCGGGCGTGGCCATCCACCTCCCACAGGGGATAGAGCACATAGGTCACCCCTTGACTGAGCAGCGCCGTCATCCCATTCACCAGATCCGGTTCAATGGCAGGATAGGGGGTTGTGGTTTGGGGCGGATAGGCAAAGCTAATGAGTTCACATTCGCCCAAGGCCAATGATCCCAAGTCTGCAAAGGTGAGTTTGGTGCGATCGTTGAGGGCCAGGTAGGACTGGGGCGGTTGTTTGCTGTTTTGCATGATGGGCGTGAAGCAATGCCAATAGCGGTAGCCGCCGCCGAGAAACTGACGGCTAGCCGTGGCGGAGGTAATGTCCGCGTTGAGCCGCTGCACTTTGGTGAATTGGTGACAGACTAGCCCGGTTTCTAAGGCCACATCGGGCCGGCTATCGAGTTGAGATTCTAAGCAGAGCAGCGACACATCCGGTTGCTCTGGCGTAGGGGTATCGGCGAGGCCGAGGGAGAGCCAATCTTCATCGGCTTCGGATTGGGGCCAGGGGTTGGCTGTGGGTGAGGGGGTGCTAATCGGCGGCAGGCTGGAGGGTTGGGCGAGGCGGAGACTGGGGAGATAGCTGATCGTGAAGCGATCGGGGAAGAGGGCATGGAGGGGTAGGGCTTGGAGGGCTTGATGGGGGACGAGGATCAGATGGTTGATCGCTTTGTCTTTGAAGGTGTCGAGGAGGGATGCGATGCCGAGGAGTTGATCCAAGTGGCGCAGTTGTTCCGGGAGGTGAACCTGGAGCCAGCCGGGTTCGGTGCTGTGGGTTTGCCAGGTGTTGAACCAGGGGAGGAATTGCTCGCGTTGGGTGCGGGCATCGAGGCCTGTGGGGGCGGGGGGGGCGGGTTCCGGTTCGGGGGTGAGGGTGGGGGTTTCGGATTCCATGCCCAGGAGTTCGAGGAGGATCGAGAGGGAGGCTTCGCTGTTTTGCTTGGCCTGTTCGACGCGCGATCGCAACGAGGGACTGAGCACCACATTCAACACCACATTGGGGGTATGGCCGAGGACGACGGGTTCAGCGGTTTGGGCGGTGATCACAAAGGTAGTCAGGCCCGCTGGGCTGCAATGCCAGTAGAGCATGGCGGTGTTGTCGTCGAGGCGGCGCTGAATTTCCGCCCATTTGAGGCTGCCTTCCTGGAGGGGGAGCCGTTCCCAGAGCCAAGCGATCGCAAAATTCCGACTTTGTTCGGCCCATTCCAATGCCGTGGCCAACTCGCCCGCCTGGATCATCACATCTACATAAAGCTGATTGAGCACCGCCATGGCCATGGCCAACTGTCGTTTGTGCTCCCATGTCACATTGGCATCATTGAGGATGTTTTGGCAGCGATCGCGCCCTTGGCGATAGGTGGCTTGGGCCTGGCTGAACTCTTCTAAATGCAGTTCGGCGAGGATTTTCGCTTGCAGAATCTCCAAATAGGCCTGGGGAAACTGGTCCGCATCGAGGCATTGCAGCGCCGCGTCGTAATGGGTGAGGGCTTGGCGTAACCGGGATGCGGGTTCTGCGGTTTCCAAGGCTTCGGCAACGATCGCCAAGCCCAGATGGTGCTGAATCCGGGCCCAGGCTTCGGGGTATTGCTGCGGGGAAACCTGCTCTAAGCCATGGAGCAGGGTCGCCAATTGACCGTCGTAGCCCCGTTGATTGAGGGCGGGATGGTTTTGGGCGAGGCCACTGAGGGAGGTAAGGAGCAAGTCCGGGTGGGGGGATTGGCGGGCCGCTTGGCTGCGCCCTTGCCAGGCTTGCCAGCGGTGGGTTTGCAACTGGAGGGAACGGTCAAAGGAGGCGATCGCTTCTTCGGTGCGATCAAGGGCCAGGAGGACTTGAGCGCGGCTCACCCAGGCTAAGGTGGCTTGGGGTTCCCGTTGGAGGGCGTGATCGTAGCAATCTAGGGCCCCGATATAGTCACGGTGTTGGCTGAGAATTTCGCCGCACCCATACCAGGCCGGTGCTAGGGAGACATCCAATTCCAGGGCATGGCGATAGGAGGCGATCGCATCGTTTTCCCACCCCAACGATGCCAACACCTGACCCCGCTGACACCACACCAACGGCAGATCACCATGGTGGGTAATCACTTGGTCATAGACCGCCAGGGCTTGGGCATAGCTCCCCGCCCCGGCCAGGGCTTCCCCTTGGGCACTGAGGAGATCCGGATCATTGGGGGTAATCGACAGGGCCCGCGCATAGCTATTCACCGCCTCATCGTATTGACCCAGCGCCATAAAGGCAAAACCGCGCTGCTGCCAGCCTTCGAGGTCATCTTTTCTCAGGTGGAGCGCCCCATCAAAACTGTGGATCGCCTCATCGTAGCGGCCCAATTGATTGAGGCATTGGCCACGATTAAACCAGGCTTTTTGGAAATCCTCTTTCAGGTGAATCGCTTGGCTGTAGGCGGCGATCGCCCCTTCAAACTCGCCCAACTGCTCCAAACTATTGCCCCGACTAAACCAAGCCTTGTGGAACTCTGGGCGAATGGCAATCACCTGATCATAGGCGGCGATCGCTTCCGGGTAGCGATTCAACTCATCCAGAGCCAAACCCCGGTTATACCAAGCCTTGTAGAAGTCCGGCTTTAACTCCACCGCTCGACCATAGGACGCGATCGCCTCTTCGTACCGCTTCAAATTTTTTAACCCCAAGCCCCGATTGCCCCAGGCCTGGTGATAGTCCGGCTTCAGTTGAATCGCCCGATCCCAGGAAGCGATCGCCTCTTCATACCGCCCCGCCTCATAGGACTGCACCCCCTCATTAAAGGCCTGTTCAGCCGCAGCATTCCCCATGATGGGCGCGGCTGCCGGGGTCGGACTCGATTCCGTCGCCGCATTGCGTTGATTAATCTGTCGCACCAACTCCTGAATAATCTCTTGAGGATCGCTCGTGTCTAACCCCAACCGCTGGGCCACCTGTTGCACCAAATTTTCATCCCCCTGGAGCCGCACCAACAATTCATCCAAAGGAATCGCCTTCGGTTCTTCCTCGCTATCCTCGCTGGCGGGAATTGCAGCCTCCGTTACGGGGGAGGGGGGTTCAACCGGCGGGAGATCGGGAGTCGCGATCGGGGGGTTTAGCTCCGACGATGCCGGTAATTCCTCCTCCGGTGAAGAGACCGGCGGCGGCGCGAGGGGTTGCTCATCGTACTGCCACGTATCATTATCATCCTTGCGATCGCGTGCCAACAGGAGGCGACCAATGCCGCTCGCCGTTTCGCCAAACTGCTTCAACTCCGGTAAGCTGCGGGTCTGTTCTCCCAACGCCACCATCCGCCGCGCCAAGGTGATGTTGGGTGCTGAAGAAGCCAAAATCTTCGTGCCGTAGCGTTGCAGCCATTCGCTCCACTGGGCGATCGTGCCTCGTGTCGCCAAGGTCTCAAAAAAGCGTTGGATTCGCACCGGTTGCCAACCGTGGGCAATGCCTTCGAGGAGTTGAGTAAAGAGGAATTCATAATCGCGATCGTTGAGGGGTTGATCCGCGTTGATGCCTCTCGCGTTTTCTGCTCCGAGTTCAAATTCTGGCGACTCTGATGCCGTACCAATGCGTTTTGAGATTGTTTTCAACCATTGCTGCAACATGAGTGTCTATCCTTTATTGGGCCCTTAAATCCACCAGCGACATCAAAATTAATCACCTGCATTATAGGGTACGTCCCTCGGAGAATTTTGATGGAGTTGATGGATTCTGAAGAATCCGTGATGATGGCTGGGGCGATCGCGGCCATCCTGCGATCGCATCCGTCGGGGTTGGGCAGGCCGGAGGTGCGATCGCCCATCCAGAGCAATCCGTCAAAAACCTGCGATCCGCTGCACTCTACGCGATAATGAAAAAAACGACGCTTCCACAAGACATTATGCAAACCGCTGATTCACAAACCGTCGCGCCCGCGATGAAGACCCCGAAGCTGGGCCTGCCTGTTACAATCATCACCGGCTTTTTGGGCAGCGGCAAAACCACCCTCCTGAATCACATCCTCAGCAACCAAGACGGACTCCGCACCGCCGTTTTGGTCAATGAATTTGGCGAAATTGGCATTGATAACGAACTAATCATTACCACCGAAGACGACATGGTGGAACTGAGCAACGGCTGCATCTGCTGCACCATTAACGAAGACCTGGTGAATGCAGTCTATAAAGTCCTCGAACGGGACGACAGTATTGATTATCTCGTCGTCGAAACCACCGGCCTCGCCGATCCCTTGCCGGTAGCCCTCACCTTTTTAGGGACAGAACTCCGAGACATGACCCGCCTTGATTCCATCGTGACCACCGTCGATTGCGAAAACTTTAGCCTGGACTTATTTAATAGTGAAGCCGCCTACAGTCAGATCGTCTATGGTGATGTAATTTTGCTCAACAAAGTTGATCTCGTCGATGCAGCGGATGTGGATGCCCTAGAGGTGCGGATTCGTGACATTAAGCGCGATGCCCGGATCATGCGAACGACAAAATCCCAAGCCCCGCTGCCCTTGATCCTCAGTGTGGGGCTGTTCGATTCGGCAAAATATTTCGACGCAGCACCAGACAGCCATGATCATGACCATCACGCCCATGATCATCAGGATCACGACTGCCACGATTCCCAATGCACCGACCCAAGCCACGATCATAGCCATGCCCATTCTGATCATGGCGATCACGCCCATGATCAGGACTGCCACGATTCCCAATGCACCGATCCGAGCCACGATCACAACCATGCCCATCACAACCACAGCCATTCGGATCACTTGGCTATGGATGGGTTTACGTCGCTCTCCTTTTTCAGTGATAAACCCCTGTCCATTCGGCAGTTTCAATCCTTTTTAGATAATGAGTTAACGCCGAATATTTTCCGGGCGAAGGGGATTTTGTGGTTTGAGGAAAGTCCGAGCCGCCATATTTTTCACCTTAGCGGTAAGCGGTTTTCCATTGAAGATGACGAGTGGGGCGATCGCCCCCAACAAACCCAACTCGTCCTCATCGGCCAAGATTTAGATCACGATAAGCTCCGCCAACAACTTCAGGCTTGCGTTTTGGGGTAATCCCTCAGCGTTAACCTGTCCCATTTCGTGCCATGGCTCTCCCGTGGCACGGTTTTTCGCGATCGTGGTGCGATCGCGCCGAGTTCACGAACAATTACCGAGAGTTCACCCTCTTGGCACAGCGCAATAGTCCAACCCACCACCCGTTATTGGGCGGCGTTTACGATGCCGGGGGATTTTTAACCCTAGCTGCGCCAGGTCATGGGGAGGGGGGCTTGGGGGGTTTGGGGGGTGATCTGTTGGGTTTCAAAATCTAAGACCGCCTCCACTTCTTGATAGATTGCCTCGGCTTCGGCGAAGGAATTGCCGATACTGGTTAACCCCAATTTGCCAAACTCCGACAATGCACCCATGAGGTGGAAGATAGTGCCGGTTTTGGTGCTGCTGTCGAAGTGGAGGCGGTGACGGGTGATGATGTCCATCAGATCGGGGGGGAGGAGGCCGCAATATTGGGGTTTTTGGAGGTTGTCGGAGGCGACGTAGTATTTTTCTTGGCCTTGGGTACAGAAGTGGCCAGTGTCGGGGTTGTAGAGGCCGTTGGTGAGGAGTTGTAGGGCCATGAAGGGGTGAGTTGTGCCGCCTTTGCGGAGGTTAATTTCGATCGCATAGATGCCCCAGCCGTGGGGTTTCGAGGGGTCGGGGGTGGCGATGAAGTCTACGCCGTAGCGTTCGAGAGCGCCTTTTTTGGCGAGGAGTTCGCCGACTTGGAGGCCGAAGGTTTGGAGGGCGAGGCGATAGCGTTCGTCGGCGGGAAAGCGACAGCCGAGGTAGATTTGACCGTCGGGACCGCCGAGGATTTGGTCGTGGGTGGAGAGGATTTTAACGGTTCCGGCGGGGGTGATGTAGCCTTGGAAGCTGGGCGATCGCTTCTCATCCCCTTCGATGAAGACTTCGGCGATCGCACCCAAATCCGAAATCCGTTGGGAAAAATGTGCCCAGGTTTCCCCTTGAGCTTGGAAACTGAGGCGGGGGAACTGGGCCGCGATCACGCCGCGTCGCTGCTCCATCGGACAGTCTAAAATCGGCCGCAGATCCAGCACCGCATTGCCTTCCCCGGAAAACCCCTCATTGAGCTTAATCACCAGCCGCAACACGTCCGGATTCCGCGCCCACACCGCCACAATTTGATCCAGCAAGCCCTCAATGGTCCAAGCCAACGGGCTGCCGTCGGGATGGGGAATCCCGGCGGCGGCAAAGATTTCGCGGCTGCCACTTTTTGACCCCCAATAGAGCAAATCCGGGCAGGAGGCCAACAGCGGCACGCCCAATTGCAGCGAAAGTTCCTGCTCTAACGCCGTGGAATTAAAACACACCATATAGGACTTTTCCGGTCGCATCGCTTTTTGGATGCGGTTCATCAGGCGGGGGCGTTCGAGGATTTTTTGGGAGAGGGATTTATGGGATGCGTCGTGGGTGGAGAGGAGGAGGAGGCGATCGCGGGCATGGGAAAAGGGAATTCCCGGCAGCAGTTGCAAGTAATAGTCCACGATCATCGGGGCGAGGGGTTGCGCCGTCACGTAGATCATCCGCGTTTGGGGATTGCGCAACCGAATTAAGGAGCAGAGGAGCCGTTCTTCGTAATGGAGAAACCCAGGGACTTTGATTAGTTGATCTTGATCGATGCTGAAAGAGGGGATGACGAGGATATCAAAGTCATCTTGATCGAACATATCAATGTTGTCCACATAGTCGCGGAGTTGCCTTTGCAATGCTCGGAATTGCTCAGTGGAGGGGAGGGGGATCATCTATCTTCTCTCTCAGGGCATCGATCGACCAGCGATCGCAGTTCGATTTTGCCACGTTTCGCTAAATCCCACGGTTAATCTTTATTGATTTTTCAGAGCTTTGTTACAAATTTACGTCGTAGTCTTGGCTCGAAAAGGTGACGCGATCGCCCGTCCTTAACTTCTTACCGCGTCGGGTTTCCACCTCCCCATTAACACAGACTTCGCCATTTTGAATCATTAACTTTGCCTCGCCGCCGGTTTGGGCAATGCCTTTCCATTTGAGAAATTGATCGAGCTTAATAAAGGGAGCTTGGGTTTCAGTCATTGCGAATCTTTTAGGGGGTGCAGCATTATTATCCATCCCCTAGGGTATCGTGGCCGTTTAGCGATCGCGTCAGCCACTATCGCGCTAGCCACAAGTTTAAAAATTGCGAATCAAGTGCACCATCACCCACCAAACCCCGATAAGCTAACGGTGCAAAACACCCATGATACAGAGCGGCTGTACTGTATCAATCATTCTGAGGCATTCCCATGATTACGGATCTGCAAAAAAAATCGGCTCAAGCGATCGTCACCGCCTTTGAAACCGGTAGTTTACAAGGGGATTATGGCAAAGTCGTCTTCCACAGTTCCGACCCCGGCGGCTTAACCTACGGCAAGACCCAAACCACGATCTACAGCGGCAACCTCTACCTCTTGATCAAAGCCTACGTTGAACAGCCCAACGCCGATTACGCCGATGAACTCCGCCCCTACCTGAAAGGACTCAAAGACCAAGACAGCCGCCTCAACCGCGATCGCACCCTCCGCAGCATCCTCCAAGAAGCCGGAGATGACCCTATCATGCAAGCCACCCAAGACGAATTTTTTGATCGCGTCTATTGGGCCCCCACCGTCAAAAGCGCCGAATATATCGGGATTCAAACCGCCCTTGGCTACTCCGTCGTCTACGATGGGCGCATCCATGGGTCTTGGCACATGATTCGCGATCGCACAATTAAAAACTACGGCCAACTCTCCAGCCTCGGCGAACAAACCTGGATCACCCGCTACATCCAAACCCGCAAAAGTTGGCTCGGCAACCACAGCAACAGCCTCCTGCGCCTCACCGTCT
Coding sequences within:
- a CDS encoding ATP-binding protein; this encodes MLEIAKEDILSRLQFDNPWWETGRGGKVIYENTPRRKYFAAFSQNIVDTSVRRAIVLMGPRRVGKTVMVYHTIRLLLDSGISPENILYVSLETPIYTGLPLEKILGYFQELFNHDRNSELFVFFDEIQYLREWEIHLKSLVDSFPYCRFIATGSAAAALRLKSTESGAGRFSDYILPPLTFAEYLMFIEKEDELIDTDIHDSEDSGYPSKKYEFVSKDIDQLNEIFIDYLNFGGYPEAVFSETIRQDPGQYIKSDIIDKVLLRDLPSLYGISDIQELNRLFTTLAYNSGNEVSIEGLSQSSGVAKNTIKRYLEYLEAAFLIRRVERIDQNAKKFKRAVCFKVYLTNPSMRAALFGPLDADSKVMEAMTETAIFSQWQHSKMIELYYARWKTGEIDIVHLDVANQSPSWIVEVKWSDRPHSSHSELDNCTEFVKRNPSVSQPILVTSKTIRDHDFSYKDVRFHFEPASLYAYVLGANILRNIDNKIKQSRARALPPE
- a CDS encoding RNA-binding S4 domain-containing protein; amino-acid sequence: MTETQAPFIKLDQFLKWKGIAQTGGEAKLMIQNGEVCVNGEVETRRGKKLRTGDRVTFSSQDYDVNL
- a CDS encoding spermidine synthase, producing MSGDNAIASLWLKDYLTAWDVYEHGISRILLHQRTAFQDLMIVELENSHKALILDGLWQSCTRDEFLYHEPLVHPAFLTHQAPKNVLVLGGGEGATVREILRWKTVERVVMVDIDGDVVAACRHWLPEMHAGVFDDPRVEVVIGDALDYVANAVPEWDVIISDLSEPIEQGPSFALFTQEFFAQLNQLLTPGGVLVVQGGSVAIANLTFHARLANTLQTVFPHVLSYTSTIPTFGEPWGFLLCRQTPMNRRPDPDAIDQLLATHTTGGCRCIDGIAYLGLCQTPLYVRDAIAQTTEVYTRDRPARYPNAQGILEG
- a CDS encoding CobW family GTP-binding protein, whose protein sequence is MQTADSQTVAPAMKTPKLGLPVTIITGFLGSGKTTLLNHILSNQDGLRTAVLVNEFGEIGIDNELIITTEDDMVELSNGCICCTINEDLVNAVYKVLERDDSIDYLVVETTGLADPLPVALTFLGTELRDMTRLDSIVTTVDCENFSLDLFNSEAAYSQIVYGDVILLNKVDLVDAADVDALEVRIRDIKRDARIMRTTKSQAPLPLILSVGLFDSAKYFDAAPDSHDHDHHAHDHQDHDCHDSQCTDPSHDHSHAHSDHGDHAHDQDCHDSQCTDPSHDHNHAHHNHSHSDHLAMDGFTSLSFFSDKPLSIRQFQSFLDNELTPNIFRAKGILWFEESPSRHIFHLSGKRFSIEDDEWGDRPQQTQLVLIGQDLDHDKLRQQLQACVLG
- a CDS encoding CHAT domain-containing protein is translated as MLQQWLKTISKRIGTASESPEFELGAENARGINADQPLNDRDYEFLFTQLLEGIAHGWQPVRIQRFFETLATRGTIAQWSEWLQRYGTKILASSAPNITLARRMVALGEQTRSLPELKQFGETASGIGRLLLARDRKDDNDTWQYDEQPLAPPPVSSPEEELPASSELNPPIATPDLPPVEPPSPVTEAAIPASEDSEEEPKAIPLDELLVRLQGDENLVQQVAQRLGLDTSDPQEIIQELVRQINQRNAATESSPTPAAAPIMGNAAAEQAFNEGVQSYEAGRYEEAIASWDRAIQLKPDYHQAWGNRGLGLKNLKRYEEAIASYGRAVELKPDFYKAWYNRGLALDELNRYPEAIAAYDQVIAIRPEFHKAWFSRGNSLEQLGEFEGAIAAYSQAIHLKEDFQKAWFNRGQCLNQLGRYDEAIHSFDGALHLRKDDLEGWQQRGFAFMALGQYDEAVNSYARALSITPNDPDLLSAQGEALAGAGSYAQALAVYDQVITHHGDLPLVWCQRGQVLASLGWENDAIASYRHALELDVSLAPAWYGCGEILSQHRDYIGALDCYDHALQREPQATLAWVSRAQVLLALDRTEEAIASFDRSLQLQTHRWQAWQGRSQAARQSPHPDLLLTSLSGLAQNHPALNQRGYDGQLATLLHGLEQVSPQQYPEAWARIQHHLGLAIVAEALETAEPASRLRQALTHYDAALQCLDADQFPQAYLEILQAKILAELHLEEFSQAQATYRQGRDRCQNILNDANVTWEHKRQLAMAMAVLNQLYVDVMIQAGELATALEWAEQSRNFAIAWLWERLPLQEGSLKWAEIQRRLDDNTAMLYWHCSPAGLTTFVITAQTAEPVVLGHTPNVVLNVVLSPSLRSRVEQAKQNSEASLSILLELLGMESETPTLTPEPEPAPPAPTGLDARTQREQFLPWFNTWQTHSTEPGWLQVHLPEQLRHLDQLLGIASLLDTFKDKAINHLILVPHQALQALPLHALFPDRFTISYLPSLRLAQPSSLPPISTPSPTANPWPQSEADEDWLSLGLADTPTPEQPDVSLLCLESQLDSRPDVALETGLVCHQFTKVQRLNADITSATASRQFLGGGYRYWHCFTPIMQNSKQPPQSYLALNDRTKLTFADLGSLALGECELISFAYPPQTTTPYPAIEPDLVNGMTALLSQGVTYVLYPLWEVDGHARMLFMIEFYRRLALGSSAIVAHKQVQLWLRTVTPQELVRWYLDRAQDMETAPNAIAEQMTTFAEDLRAQPEQLNSKEPPYAHPYYWAAFVVMGYPF
- a CDS encoding peptide ligase PGM1-related protein; its protein translation is MIPLPSTEQFRALQRQLRDYVDNIDMFDQDDFDILVIPSFSIDQDQLIKVPGFLHYEERLLCSLIRLRNPQTRMIYVTAQPLAPMIVDYYLQLLPGIPFSHARDRLLLLSTHDASHKSLSQKILERPRLMNRIQKAMRPEKSYMVCFNSTALEQELSLQLGVPLLASCPDLLYWGSKSGSREIFAAAGIPHPDGSPLAWTIEGLLDQIVAVWARNPDVLRLVIKLNEGFSGEGNAVLDLRPILDCPMEQRRGVIAAQFPRLSFQAQGETWAHFSQRISDLGAIAEVFIEGDEKRSPSFQGYITPAGTVKILSTHDQILGGPDGQIYLGCRFPADERYRLALQTFGLQVGELLAKKGALERYGVDFIATPDPSKPHGWGIYAIEINLRKGGTTHPFMALQLLTNGLYNPDTGHFCTQGQEKYYVASDNLQKPQYCGLLPPDLMDIITRHRLHFDSSTKTGTIFHLMGALSEFGKLGLTSIGNSFAEAEAIYQEVEAVLDFETQQITPQTPQAPLPMTWRS